One window from the genome of Oceanisphaera sp. IT1-181 encodes:
- a CDS encoding type VI secretion system-associated protein TagO, whose translation MAQQIPSSAIEQCAVIESNLARLKCYDQLAKTHNLSGSHPDQAQMGGIGQWTVEKKTDPIDDTKTVNIFLIADSGNSRFGKPIMLVARCDSEKTEMFIDWQIYLGSEAKVTLRIGDDDAKKSKWTLSSDRQKSFNKSPINTLKAMLTTDKMVAQITPFNQKPSTAVFNIAGLDEAIKPLREACVW comes from the coding sequence ATGGCCCAGCAAATACCCTCAAGCGCCATTGAGCAGTGCGCAGTGATTGAAAGCAATCTCGCCCGACTCAAATGCTATGACCAACTAGCCAAGACGCACAACCTTAGCGGCTCGCACCCAGATCAAGCTCAAATGGGCGGCATAGGACAATGGACGGTTGAGAAAAAAACAGACCCTATTGACGACACAAAAACGGTCAATATATTTTTGATAGCAGACTCTGGCAACTCTCGATTTGGCAAACCCATCATGTTGGTGGCACGCTGCGATTCAGAAAAAACAGAAATGTTCATAGACTGGCAAATATACCTAGGCAGCGAAGCCAAGGTAACGCTTAGAATCGGCGACGATGATGCAAAAAAATCAAAGTGGACCCTCTCCTCTGATAGACAAAAGTCGTTTAACAAGTCACCCATCAACACCCTAAAAGCCATGCTAACGACGGATAAAATGGTGGCTCAGATCACGCCTTTTAATCAAAAACCCTCTACCGCCGTTTTTAATATTGCAGGGTTAGACGAAGCCATTAAACCGTTGCGAGAAGCCTGTGTCTGGTAG